One window from the genome of Ictidomys tridecemlineatus isolate mIctTri1 chromosome 12, mIctTri1.hap1, whole genome shotgun sequence encodes:
- the Dqx1 gene encoding ATP-dependent RNA helicase homolog DQX1 isoform X3, with protein sequence MDLTLGHEVGYSIPQENCTESDTLLRFCWDRLLLQEVASSRGVGGWGVLVLDEAQERSVASDSLQGLLRDIKLRNLPGDPKVVVVTDPALEPKLQAFWGNPPTVHIPKEPGGSPTPVYRDTIPIDPVEAACQAVLELCQKEVPGDVLVYLSSEEEISLCCESLSREVGTLALPGPQPRVLPLHPGCGQAIQAVYEDTDMGARKVVVTHWLADFSFSLPSIHHVIDSGLELRSVYNPRIRAESQVLRPISKCQAEARRLRARGFPPGSCLCLYPQSFLELEAPPLPQPRVCEENLSPLVLLLKRRQIAEPGECHFLDRPAPEALMQALEDLDYLAALDDDGDLSDLGVILSEFPLSPELAKALLASCEFDCVDEMLTLAAMLTVAPGFTRPPLCAEEAALRRGLEHPDGDHSSLIQVYEAFIQSGANEAWCQARGLNWAALCQACKLRGELQELMQQIELPLTQPAFGSEQNRRNLQKALVSGYFLKVARDTDGTGNYLLLTHKHVAQLSSNCCYQNRRPPARPPQWVLYHSFSISKDNCLSIVSEIQPQMLVELAPPYFLSNLPPSESRDLLNQLRKEMADSSAESESSSIQEFRDACVLQ encoded by the exons ATGGACCTGACTCTGGGTCATGAGGTTGGATACAGCATCCCTCAAGAGAACTGCACAGAGTCTGACACCCTGCTCAG GTTCTGCTGGGACAGGCTGCTTCTGCAGGAGGTGGCCTCATCCCGGGgcgttggaggctggggtgtgcTGGTGCTGGATGAGGCTCAAGAGCGGTCGGTGGCCTCAGACTCACTTCAGGGGCTGCTGCGAGATATCAAGCTAAGAAACCTTCCAGGGGACCCTAAAGTGGTTGTGGTTACCGACCCAGCCCTTGAACCTAAGCTCCAGGCCTTCTGGGGCAATCCTCCTACTGTGCACATACCCAAAGAACCTGGTGGGAGTCCCACCCCTGTCTACAGAGACACTATCCCTATTGATCCAGTGGAAGCTGCCTGTCAAGCTGTGCTTGAGTTGTGTCAAAAGGAGGTTCCAGGAGATGTGCTTGTGTACCTGTCCAGTGAGGAG GAAATTTCCCTGTGCTGTGAATCCTTGTCGAGGGAAGTGGGGACCTTAGCTCTCCCAGGACCTCAACCACGGGTGCTGCCCCTTCATCCGGGCTGTGGCCAAGCGATACAGGCTGTATATGAGGACACAGATATGGGTGCCCGGAAAGTTGTGGTCACTCATTGGCTGGCTgacttctccttctccctcccttctatCCATCATGTCATTGATTCAGGACTGGAGCTTCGAAGT GTTTACAATCCTCGGATCCGGGCAGAATCACAAGTATTAAGACCAATTAGCAAGTGTCAGGCAGAGGCAAGACGACTTCGAGCGAGAGGGTTCCCACCAG GGTCCTGCCTCTGCCTGTACCCTCAGTCCTTCCTAGAACTAGAGGCTCCCCCACTGCCACAACCCAGGGTGTGTGAAGAGAATCTGAGTCCCCTGGTGTTACTACTAAAGAGGAGACAGATTGCAGAGCCAGGGGAGTGCCACTTCCTGGACCGGCCTG CTCCAGAAGCATTGATGCAGGCACTGGAAGACTTAGACTATCTGGCAGCTCTGGATGATGATGGGGACCTATCAGACCTGGGAGTCATCCTATCAGAGTTTCCCCTGTCCCCTGAGCTGGCCAAAGCCCTGCTGGCCTCCTGCGAGTTTGACTGCGTAGATGAGATGCTCACACTTGCTGCCATGCTCACTG TTGCCCCTGGGTTTACCCGTCCTCCACTCTGTGCGGAAGAAGCTGCCTTGCGTAGGGGTCTGGAACACCCCGATGGTGACCACAGCTCTCTGATCCAGGTTTATGAAGCCTTTATACAAA GTGGAGCAAATGAGGCTTGGTGTCAGGCTCGGGGTCTAAACTGGGCAGCATTGTGCCAAGCCTGTAAACTTCGGGGAGAGCTCCAAGAACTCATGCAGCAAATTGAACTTCCCTTGACCCAACCAGCCTTTGGCTCTGAACAAAATCGCAGAAATCTTCAGAAAGCACTGGTGTCAGGATACTTCCTCAAG GTGGCCCGAGACACAGATGGGACTGGAAATTACCTGCTCCTAACCCATAAGCATGTGGCCCAGCTCTCCTCAAATTGCTGCTACCAAAATCGCCGTCCTCCGGCCAGACCCCCACAATGGGTGCTATACCACAGTTTCTCCATATCCAAAGACAACTGCCTTTCCATTGTTTCTGAGATTCAACCTCAGAT GTTGGTGGAGTTGGCACCTCCATATTTCCTGAGTAACTTGCCCCCCAGTGAGAGCAGAGATCTCCTGAACCAATTGAGGAAAGAAATGGCAGATTCATCGGCAGAGAGTGAATCTTCCTCCATCCAGGAGTTCAGAGATGCCTGTGTCCTGCAGTGA
- the Dqx1 gene encoding ATP-dependent RNA helicase homolog DQX1 isoform X2 — MASQPPRLAEECSSSPRESELAVNPFDGLPFSSRYYELLEQRRALPIWAARFTFLEHLESSPTGVVLVSGEPGSGKSTQIPQWCAEFALARGFQNGQVTVTQPYPLAALSLAVQVADEMDLTLGHEVGYSIPQENCTESDTLLRFCWDRLLLQEVASSRGVGGWGVLVLDEAQERSVASDSLQGLLRDIKLRNLPGDPKVVVVTDPALEPKLQAFWGNPPTVHIPKEPGGSPTPVYRDTIPIDPVEAACQAVLELCQKEVPGDVLVYLSSEEEISLCCESLSREVGTLALPGPQPRVLPLHPGCGQAIQAVYEDTDMGARKVVVTHWLADFSFSLPSIHHVIDSGLELRSSFLELEAPPLPQPRVCEENLSPLVLLLKRRQIAEPGECHFLDRPAPEALMQALEDLDYLAALDDDGDLSDLGVILSEFPLSPELAKALLASCEFDCVDEMLTLAAMLTVAPGFTRPPLCAEEAALRRGLEHPDGDHSSLIQVYEAFIQSGANEAWCQARGLNWAALCQACKLRGELQELMQQIELPLTQPAFGSEQNRRNLQKALVSGYFLKVARDTDGTGNYLLLTHKHVAQLSSNCCYQNRRPPARPPQWVLYHSFSISKDNCLSIVSEIQPQMLVELAPPYFLSNLPPSESRDLLNQLRKEMADSSAESESSSIQEFRDACVLQ, encoded by the exons ATGGCCTCTCAGCCTCCTAGgctggcagaagagtgtagctCAAGTCCTCGGGAGTCTGAATTGGCTGTAAACCCCTTTGATgggcttcccttttcttcccgCTACTACGAGCTGCTTGAGCAGCGCCGAGCCTTGCCCATCTGGGCTGCTCGCTTCACCTTCTTGGAGCACTTGGAGAGCAGCCCCACTGGAGTGGTGCTAGTGTCTGGAGAGCCTGGCTCTGGCAAGAGCACCCAG ATCCCTCAGTGGTGTGCAGAGTTTGCATTAGCCAGAGGGTTCCAGAACGGCCAGGTTACTGTCACTCAGCCTTACCCTCTGGCAGCCCTGAGCTTGGCTGTGCAGGTTGCTGATGAGATGGACCTGACTCTGGGTCATGAGGTTGGATACAGCATCCCTCAAGAGAACTGCACAGAGTCTGACACCCTGCTCAG GTTCTGCTGGGACAGGCTGCTTCTGCAGGAGGTGGCCTCATCCCGGGgcgttggaggctggggtgtgcTGGTGCTGGATGAGGCTCAAGAGCGGTCGGTGGCCTCAGACTCACTTCAGGGGCTGCTGCGAGATATCAAGCTAAGAAACCTTCCAGGGGACCCTAAAGTGGTTGTGGTTACCGACCCAGCCCTTGAACCTAAGCTCCAGGCCTTCTGGGGCAATCCTCCTACTGTGCACATACCCAAAGAACCTGGTGGGAGTCCCACCCCTGTCTACAGAGACACTATCCCTATTGATCCAGTGGAAGCTGCCTGTCAAGCTGTGCTTGAGTTGTGTCAAAAGGAGGTTCCAGGAGATGTGCTTGTGTACCTGTCCAGTGAGGAG GAAATTTCCCTGTGCTGTGAATCCTTGTCGAGGGAAGTGGGGACCTTAGCTCTCCCAGGACCTCAACCACGGGTGCTGCCCCTTCATCCGGGCTGTGGCCAAGCGATACAGGCTGTATATGAGGACACAGATATGGGTGCCCGGAAAGTTGTGGTCACTCATTGGCTGGCTgacttctccttctccctcccttctatCCATCATGTCATTGATTCAGGACTGGAGCTTCGAAGT TCCTTCCTAGAACTAGAGGCTCCCCCACTGCCACAACCCAGGGTGTGTGAAGAGAATCTGAGTCCCCTGGTGTTACTACTAAAGAGGAGACAGATTGCAGAGCCAGGGGAGTGCCACTTCCTGGACCGGCCTG CTCCAGAAGCATTGATGCAGGCACTGGAAGACTTAGACTATCTGGCAGCTCTGGATGATGATGGGGACCTATCAGACCTGGGAGTCATCCTATCAGAGTTTCCCCTGTCCCCTGAGCTGGCCAAAGCCCTGCTGGCCTCCTGCGAGTTTGACTGCGTAGATGAGATGCTCACACTTGCTGCCATGCTCACTG TTGCCCCTGGGTTTACCCGTCCTCCACTCTGTGCGGAAGAAGCTGCCTTGCGTAGGGGTCTGGAACACCCCGATGGTGACCACAGCTCTCTGATCCAGGTTTATGAAGCCTTTATACAAA GTGGAGCAAATGAGGCTTGGTGTCAGGCTCGGGGTCTAAACTGGGCAGCATTGTGCCAAGCCTGTAAACTTCGGGGAGAGCTCCAAGAACTCATGCAGCAAATTGAACTTCCCTTGACCCAACCAGCCTTTGGCTCTGAACAAAATCGCAGAAATCTTCAGAAAGCACTGGTGTCAGGATACTTCCTCAAG GTGGCCCGAGACACAGATGGGACTGGAAATTACCTGCTCCTAACCCATAAGCATGTGGCCCAGCTCTCCTCAAATTGCTGCTACCAAAATCGCCGTCCTCCGGCCAGACCCCCACAATGGGTGCTATACCACAGTTTCTCCATATCCAAAGACAACTGCCTTTCCATTGTTTCTGAGATTCAACCTCAGAT GTTGGTGGAGTTGGCACCTCCATATTTCCTGAGTAACTTGCCCCCCAGTGAGAGCAGAGATCTCCTGAACCAATTGAGGAAAGAAATGGCAGATTCATCGGCAGAGAGTGAATCTTCCTCCATCCAGGAGTTCAGAGATGCCTGTGTCCTGCAGTGA
- the Tlx2 gene encoding T-cell leukemia homeobox protein 2 isoform X2: protein MEPAVLAPHNLAHHEPISFGIDQILSGSEPPGGGLGPGRTVQSHSESAAFSGGFHGASGYGPAGSLAPLPSSSGVGPGGVIRVPAHRPLPVPPPAGGAPAVPGPSGLGGAGSLAGLTFPWMDSGRRLAKDRLTALSPFSGTRRIGHPYQNRTPPKRKKPRTSFSRSQVLELERRFLRQKYLASAERAALAKALRMTDAQVKTWFQNRRTKWRRQTAEEREAERHRAGRLLLHLQQDALPRPLRPPLPPDPLCLHNSSLFALQNLQPWAEDNKVASVSGLASVV from the exons ATGGAGCCCGCGGTGCTGGCTCCGCACAACCTCGCGCACCACGAGCCAATCAGCTTCGGCATTGATCAGATTCTGAGCGGCTCCGAACCCCCGGGGGGTGGCCTAGGCCCGGGTCGTACGGTCCAGAGCCACAGCGAGAGTGCGGCATTCTCGGGTGGATTCCATGGAGCCTCGGGTTATGGCCCTGCAGGTTCTCTGGCCCCGCTGCCCAGCAGCTCCGGAGTGGGCCCGGGTGGCGTGATCCGCGTTCCGGCTCATCGCCCGCTGCCAGTGCCGCCGCCCGCGGGAGGCGCCCCTGCGGTGCCTGGGCCCTCGGGTTTGGGCGGCGCCGGGAGCCTAGCTGGACTCACCTTTCCATGGATGGACAGCGGCCGACGCTTGGCCAAGGATCGGCTCACCG CGCTGTCGCCCTTCTCTGGGACGCGCCGCATAGGCCACCCTTACCAAAACCGGACCCCCCCGAAGCGGAAGAAGCCGCGCACGTCCTTTTCCCGCTCGCAGGTGCTGGAGCTGGAACGGCGCTTCCTGCGCCAGAAGTACCTGGCCTCGGCCGAGAGGGCGGCGCTGGCAAAGGCCTTGCGCATGACCGACGCACAGGTGAAGACCTGGTTCCAGAACCGACGCACCAAGTGGCG GCGCCAGACCGCAGAGGAGCGCGAGGCCGAGAGGCACCGCGCGGGTCGGCTGCTCTTGCACCTGCAGCAGGACGCGCTACCACGGCCGCTGCGGCCGCCCCTGCCCCCGGACCCGCTTTGCCTGCACAACTCATCACTCTTCGCGCTGCAGAATCTGCAGCCTTGGGCCGAAGACAACAAAGTGGCTTCTGTGTCTGGGCTTGCCTCGGTGGTGTGA
- the Tlx2 gene encoding T-cell leukemia homeobox protein 2 isoform X1: MEPAVLAPHNLAHHEPISFGIDQILSGSEPPGGGLGPGRTVQSHSESAAFSGGFHGASGYGPAGSLAPLPSSSGVGPGGVIRVPAHRPLPVPPPAGGAPAVPGPSGLGGAGSLAGLTFPWMDSGRRLAKDRLTAALSPFSGTRRIGHPYQNRTPPKRKKPRTSFSRSQVLELERRFLRQKYLASAERAALAKALRMTDAQVKTWFQNRRTKWRRQTAEEREAERHRAGRLLLHLQQDALPRPLRPPLPPDPLCLHNSSLFALQNLQPWAEDNKVASVSGLASVV, from the exons ATGGAGCCCGCGGTGCTGGCTCCGCACAACCTCGCGCACCACGAGCCAATCAGCTTCGGCATTGATCAGATTCTGAGCGGCTCCGAACCCCCGGGGGGTGGCCTAGGCCCGGGTCGTACGGTCCAGAGCCACAGCGAGAGTGCGGCATTCTCGGGTGGATTCCATGGAGCCTCGGGTTATGGCCCTGCAGGTTCTCTGGCCCCGCTGCCCAGCAGCTCCGGAGTGGGCCCGGGTGGCGTGATCCGCGTTCCGGCTCATCGCCCGCTGCCAGTGCCGCCGCCCGCGGGAGGCGCCCCTGCGGTGCCTGGGCCCTCGGGTTTGGGCGGCGCCGGGAGCCTAGCTGGACTCACCTTTCCATGGATGGACAGCGGCCGACGCTTGGCCAAGGATCGGCTCACCG CAGCGCTGTCGCCCTTCTCTGGGACGCGCCGCATAGGCCACCCTTACCAAAACCGGACCCCCCCGAAGCGGAAGAAGCCGCGCACGTCCTTTTCCCGCTCGCAGGTGCTGGAGCTGGAACGGCGCTTCCTGCGCCAGAAGTACCTGGCCTCGGCCGAGAGGGCGGCGCTGGCAAAGGCCTTGCGCATGACCGACGCACAGGTGAAGACCTGGTTCCAGAACCGACGCACCAAGTGGCG GCGCCAGACCGCAGAGGAGCGCGAGGCCGAGAGGCACCGCGCGGGTCGGCTGCTCTTGCACCTGCAGCAGGACGCGCTACCACGGCCGCTGCGGCCGCCCCTGCCCCCGGACCCGCTTTGCCTGCACAACTCATCACTCTTCGCGCTGCAGAATCTGCAGCCTTGGGCCGAAGACAACAAAGTGGCTTCTGTGTCTGGGCTTGCCTCGGTGGTGTGA
- the Dqx1 gene encoding ATP-dependent RNA helicase homolog DQX1 isoform X1 produces the protein MASQPPRLAEECSSSPRESELAVNPFDGLPFSSRYYELLEQRRALPIWAARFTFLEHLESSPTGVVLVSGEPGSGKSTQIPQWCAEFALARGFQNGQVTVTQPYPLAALSLAVQVADEMDLTLGHEVGYSIPQENCTESDTLLRFCWDRLLLQEVASSRGVGGWGVLVLDEAQERSVASDSLQGLLRDIKLRNLPGDPKVVVVTDPALEPKLQAFWGNPPTVHIPKEPGGSPTPVYRDTIPIDPVEAACQAVLELCQKEVPGDVLVYLSSEEEISLCCESLSREVGTLALPGPQPRVLPLHPGCGQAIQAVYEDTDMGARKVVVTHWLADFSFSLPSIHHVIDSGLELRSVYNPRIRAESQVLRPISKCQAEARRLRARGFPPGSCLCLYPQSFLELEAPPLPQPRVCEENLSPLVLLLKRRQIAEPGECHFLDRPAPEALMQALEDLDYLAALDDDGDLSDLGVILSEFPLSPELAKALLASCEFDCVDEMLTLAAMLTVAPGFTRPPLCAEEAALRRGLEHPDGDHSSLIQVYEAFIQSGANEAWCQARGLNWAALCQACKLRGELQELMQQIELPLTQPAFGSEQNRRNLQKALVSGYFLKVARDTDGTGNYLLLTHKHVAQLSSNCCYQNRRPPARPPQWVLYHSFSISKDNCLSIVSEIQPQMLVELAPPYFLSNLPPSESRDLLNQLRKEMADSSAESESSSIQEFRDACVLQ, from the exons ATGGCCTCTCAGCCTCCTAGgctggcagaagagtgtagctCAAGTCCTCGGGAGTCTGAATTGGCTGTAAACCCCTTTGATgggcttcccttttcttcccgCTACTACGAGCTGCTTGAGCAGCGCCGAGCCTTGCCCATCTGGGCTGCTCGCTTCACCTTCTTGGAGCACTTGGAGAGCAGCCCCACTGGAGTGGTGCTAGTGTCTGGAGAGCCTGGCTCTGGCAAGAGCACCCAG ATCCCTCAGTGGTGTGCAGAGTTTGCATTAGCCAGAGGGTTCCAGAACGGCCAGGTTACTGTCACTCAGCCTTACCCTCTGGCAGCCCTGAGCTTGGCTGTGCAGGTTGCTGATGAGATGGACCTGACTCTGGGTCATGAGGTTGGATACAGCATCCCTCAAGAGAACTGCACAGAGTCTGACACCCTGCTCAG GTTCTGCTGGGACAGGCTGCTTCTGCAGGAGGTGGCCTCATCCCGGGgcgttggaggctggggtgtgcTGGTGCTGGATGAGGCTCAAGAGCGGTCGGTGGCCTCAGACTCACTTCAGGGGCTGCTGCGAGATATCAAGCTAAGAAACCTTCCAGGGGACCCTAAAGTGGTTGTGGTTACCGACCCAGCCCTTGAACCTAAGCTCCAGGCCTTCTGGGGCAATCCTCCTACTGTGCACATACCCAAAGAACCTGGTGGGAGTCCCACCCCTGTCTACAGAGACACTATCCCTATTGATCCAGTGGAAGCTGCCTGTCAAGCTGTGCTTGAGTTGTGTCAAAAGGAGGTTCCAGGAGATGTGCTTGTGTACCTGTCCAGTGAGGAG GAAATTTCCCTGTGCTGTGAATCCTTGTCGAGGGAAGTGGGGACCTTAGCTCTCCCAGGACCTCAACCACGGGTGCTGCCCCTTCATCCGGGCTGTGGCCAAGCGATACAGGCTGTATATGAGGACACAGATATGGGTGCCCGGAAAGTTGTGGTCACTCATTGGCTGGCTgacttctccttctccctcccttctatCCATCATGTCATTGATTCAGGACTGGAGCTTCGAAGT GTTTACAATCCTCGGATCCGGGCAGAATCACAAGTATTAAGACCAATTAGCAAGTGTCAGGCAGAGGCAAGACGACTTCGAGCGAGAGGGTTCCCACCAG GGTCCTGCCTCTGCCTGTACCCTCAGTCCTTCCTAGAACTAGAGGCTCCCCCACTGCCACAACCCAGGGTGTGTGAAGAGAATCTGAGTCCCCTGGTGTTACTACTAAAGAGGAGACAGATTGCAGAGCCAGGGGAGTGCCACTTCCTGGACCGGCCTG CTCCAGAAGCATTGATGCAGGCACTGGAAGACTTAGACTATCTGGCAGCTCTGGATGATGATGGGGACCTATCAGACCTGGGAGTCATCCTATCAGAGTTTCCCCTGTCCCCTGAGCTGGCCAAAGCCCTGCTGGCCTCCTGCGAGTTTGACTGCGTAGATGAGATGCTCACACTTGCTGCCATGCTCACTG TTGCCCCTGGGTTTACCCGTCCTCCACTCTGTGCGGAAGAAGCTGCCTTGCGTAGGGGTCTGGAACACCCCGATGGTGACCACAGCTCTCTGATCCAGGTTTATGAAGCCTTTATACAAA GTGGAGCAAATGAGGCTTGGTGTCAGGCTCGGGGTCTAAACTGGGCAGCATTGTGCCAAGCCTGTAAACTTCGGGGAGAGCTCCAAGAACTCATGCAGCAAATTGAACTTCCCTTGACCCAACCAGCCTTTGGCTCTGAACAAAATCGCAGAAATCTTCAGAAAGCACTGGTGTCAGGATACTTCCTCAAG GTGGCCCGAGACACAGATGGGACTGGAAATTACCTGCTCCTAACCCATAAGCATGTGGCCCAGCTCTCCTCAAATTGCTGCTACCAAAATCGCCGTCCTCCGGCCAGACCCCCACAATGGGTGCTATACCACAGTTTCTCCATATCCAAAGACAACTGCCTTTCCATTGTTTCTGAGATTCAACCTCAGAT GTTGGTGGAGTTGGCACCTCCATATTTCCTGAGTAACTTGCCCCCCAGTGAGAGCAGAGATCTCCTGAACCAATTGAGGAAAGAAATGGCAGATTCATCGGCAGAGAGTGAATCTTCCTCCATCCAGGAGTTCAGAGATGCCTGTGTCCTGCAGTGA